Below is a genomic region from Myxococcus fulvus.
ACGTCCACGCCCGCGGTGCGCGCCAACTCCCTCAGCTCCGCGAGGCTCGCCTCCGCCTGCGCCCGGTTGCCGTCCAGGCACACCGCCACGAGGATGGCCTTCTCCCGTCCACCCACCGCGCGCGCCGCCGCCTTGCGGTTGAACTCCTCCTCCAGCGCGACCAGCGTGTCGATGAGGTCCGGCTGCTCCAGGTGCACGGAGGGCAGGGTGGTGACCTGCCAGAACTCCCCGGTGCCGTTCTCCGGCACGAGGTGGGCGTAGTGCAGCACGCCCGGCAGACCCTCCTGCCCCACGCCCACCGCGGCCACGCAGTCCAGGCGCAAGAGCGCGAGGTCCGTCAGGTCGTCCTTGGTGAGCGGCTCGCTCTTGAGGTGCGTGTGCACCAGCCGCAGGCCACGCAGACGCACCTGGCCCGCACGCGCGCGGCCGATGTCCGGCAGCTCCAGCTTGTGGGCATTGCCCACCACCACGTGCTCGATTTCCCCCTTGCGGTTGATGAGCACGCCCACCTGTCGATTCGTCTCGTGGGACAGCTCGGTGAGGTGGCGGGCGAGCTCGGGCGACACGATTTCGTGAGGCGACACGCGCCGGCGGAAGGTGTTCCGCAGCCGGTGTTGCTCGTTCGCCTTGAGGCCCAGGGTGTTGCCGTAGATTTCCTTCAAACGCTTGCTCTCCTGACGGAAGCCGGCTGACCCCGTCCTTCCCGGCACTTTATACGGCGCCCCAACGATGTGGCTGACACGCCCCTCCGGCCCGGGTTGCCGGAACCGTAGTGAACACACGGCCCTTGCGCCCTGTTTCCTTTTCCGTCCTACGCTCGCGCGCGTGACTCACTCGGGACGTAACGCCCTGCGCGCCGCGAAGCGCGTGGTGGTGAAGATCGGCACCAACGCCCTCACGCACGCCACCGGCCGCTTCAACCGCGAGCACTTCGTGGCGCTGGGGGAGGACCTGCTGTGGGCGGCCCAGGGCCGCGAGCTGGTGGTGGTGTCCAGCGGCGCCATCGCCCTGGGCATGGAGCGGCTGGGCCTGGGCTCGCGCCCTCGCGACATTCCGGGCAAGCAGGCGTGCGCCGCGGTGGGACAGAGCCGGCTGATGCAGGCGTATGAGGACGTCTTCGGCGCCCAGGGGCAGGCGGTGGCCCAGGTGCTGCTCACCCACGAGGACATGCGGGACAGGCGGCGCTACCTCAACGTGAAGCACACCCTGGAGCGCCTGTTGGCCGCGTCCGTGGTGCCCGTCATCAACGAGAACGACACCGTCTCCGTGGACGAGCTGAAGTTCGGCGACAACGACACGCTGGCGGGCCTGGTGGCCGGCGTGGTGGAGGCGGACGCGCTGGTGCTGCTCTCCGACGTGGAGGGCCTTTTCACCGCGGACCCCCGCCGTGACGCGGGCGCGCGCCTGCTCGACACCGTGGAGGAGGTCACCCCGGAGGTCCTCTCGCTCGCGGGAGGCACCTCCAGCGGCGTGGGCACCGGCGGCATGGCGACGAAGGTCCGCGCCGCCGCGAGCGCCGCCGAGCAGGGCATCCGGGGTGTCATCACCTCGGGCGCGTTGCCCGGCCGGCTGCGCGCCGTGCTGGAGGGCGAGCCCGTGGGCACCCTCTTCGAGCCCACCGGCGCGCGCCGGGGCTCCCGCGCCGCGTGGATTGCCCATGCGCTGCGGCCCCTGGGCACACTCACCGTGGATGCCGGCGCGCGCGAGGCCATCGTCCACGGCAAGCGCAGCCTCCTGCCCAGCGGCGTGAAGCAGGTGACCGGCGACTTCGACCGGGGAGACCCGGTGGACCTGGCGGACGCGTCCGGCGAGGTGTTCGCGCGCGGGCTCGCGTCCTACGGCGCGGAGGAGCTGCGGCGCATCGCCGGACGGCGCACGTCGGACATCGAGTCCGTGTTGGGGTACCGCTACCTGGATGAAGCCGTGCACCGCGACGACCTGGCGGTGCTGTAGCCGGCGTGGATCAGATGGAGCAGGACGTGCCGCTCTTGCCGCCGTCGGTGCCCAGCTGCATGAGGGCTCGGAACTCGGGCGAGTCCACCTTCATCAGGAGCAGCGACACTTCCAGCTCGCCCGGCACGCGGCCGAGCTGCAGCTTGCGCTGCTGGCCGTGGAGCAGCGCCAGCTCCGAGTGGCCCTTGGCCTCCGGCAGGAGCAGGTCCAGCTGGAGGAGGAAGGACTCGCCCTCGGCGCGCGGCATCAGCACCAGCCGGTAGTCCGCCGTGGGAGCACCCGGGCGACGGCGCTCGGCGCGCAGCGTGCGGCCCGTCTCTCCGAGCAGCTTGGGCTGGGCCACCAGCCGCCCGTCGCGCCAGACCTCCACGGCGAAATAGAGGGGCTCGGCTTCAGCGGACGCAGGCATCATCCCGCACAACAACCCCACCAGCAGTGCCAGCCCGGCGACCACGTTACGGAAGGTGCGGTTCATGGAGAGGTCCCTTCTGAAGCTGGCGCAGGAATATCCCAAGTCGCGCCCATAGTGCGAGCCCTCCTTGGCGGGTTCAACCTTCCCACCTGTGTTGCAACTATCACACAATTAATTACCTGCTTGCCTGTTCAGTCTGGGCTGGCTATCTGCCTGGACGCGTGCGGGCCGGGCCGTTGTTTTCCTCCTGTCACGTGCCCCTTCCTTGACCCCCTGGGGTCCGCCCGGCATCGTCGCCGACCTTCCCGAATGGACCGCACCGAACGCATCCTCGACCTCGTGGCCCTCTTGCTCGACGCGCGCGAGCCCATCTCCTGGGCCGAGCTGCGCGAGCACTTCCCCGCTGATTACGGAGGCTCGGACGACGCCGCCGAGCGCAAGTTCGAGCGCGACAAGGCGGAGCTGGTGGAGCTGGGCTTCCCGCTCACCTATGTCCAGGGAGACGACGAGCGCCGCGACGGCTACATCGTCGACCGCGACGCCTACTATCTCCCGGAGGCGGACCTCACCAAGGAGGAGCTGGCCGTGCTCTACGCCGCCGGCTCCGCCGCGCTCACGTCCGGCGCCTTCCCCGGCCGCGATGACCTGGCGCACGCCCTGCGCAAGATTGGCTTCTTCGCCGGCCAGTCGCTGCCCACGCCCAGGGTCCGCATGGAGCTGGGCGCCGTCCAGGAGGGACAGGAGAAGGAGATCTCCGCCCGCCTGGAGCAGCTCTGGGACGCGTGCGCCGCGCGCAAGTGGGTGGAGATTTCGTACGCCAGCCCCAAGCACCCCAACGCCACCCAGCGCCGCGTGGACCCGTATGGCCTGGCGCTCCGGCGCGGCGTGTGGACGCTGGTGGGCCACTGCCAGCTGAGAGGCGGCCTGCGCACCTTCCACGTCCACCGCGTGCGCGAGCTGAAGGTGAACACCGCGCGCCCGCGCACCCCGGACTTCCAGGTGCCGGAGGACTTCTCGCTCGACAACCACGTGGCGTACTTCCCGTGGCAGCACCGCTTCCACGAGCCGCTGGAGGTGGTGCTGCGGCTGTCGGGCGCGCTGGCCTCGCGCGCCTCGGGCCTGTTCCCCGGCGCCGTGCTGGAGCAGGTGGCCGAAGGGGGCATCACCCGGGCCCGCATCAAGGTGAGCTTCCTGGATGGACTGGTGCGCTTCTGCCTGTCTCTGGGGGCGGACTGCGTGGTGGAGGGACCGGAGAGCGCCTGTGGCCGCCTGCGGGAGATGGCCGCGCGCGTGGCCAACCGCCACGCGGACGCGCAGGAAGACAAGGTGAGCGCATGAGCAACGTCCACGAGCGGCTCCGCCGCCTGCTGTTCCTCGTCCCGTACGTGTCCAAGAACCCCGGCGTCACGGTGGAGGCGCTCGCGCGCGCCCTCAACGTCAGCCGGGAGGACCTGCTGGAGGAGCTGGACCTGCTCACGTGCGTGGGCCGGCCGCCCTTCAACCCGGACGACTACATCGACATCTACGTGGACAACGACCGCGTCTACGTGGACCTGGACCAGCGCCTGTTCGCGCCGCCCCGGCTGACGGCGGGGGAGGCCGCGGCCCTGGCCGCCGCGGCGGAGCTGCTCCGGCCGGCCTCCGGGGACGCGCTGCAGAGCGCCCTGCAGAAGCTGGAGCGCGTGCTGCCACCCCAGGTGCGCGAGCGCTACCGGGAGATGTACCGGAAGATCGACGCCTCCACCGAGGCGCCCCAGGCCCTGGGGCCGCTCACCCGTGCGATTCTCGAGCGGCGAGAAGTCACCTTCGGATATGCCAGCCCCGGACGCCCCGCCGAGCCCCGCCGGGTGCGCCCGTATGAGCTGCTCAGCCACCGGGGGCAGTGGTATCTGCAGGGCTTCTGCCACACCCGGCAGGACGCCCGACTGTTCCGGCTGGACCGGATGGAGGACCTGGCCGTCACCGACACCCCCTTCCTCCCCCCGCCCGATGCCCGGGCGGATGTCCCCAATCCCGCCCGGAGCCGCTCCGAGGCGTCCGTCCGCGTGCGCTTCTCGCCCGTGGCGGCGCCCTACGTGAAGGAGCGCTTCGGCCAGGACGCCCGCCCGCTCGCTGACGGGGGCGTGGAGGTCCTGGTGGCCGGCGACAGCGAGCGCTGGCTCACGCAGTGGGTGCTGTCCTTCGGGGGCGAGGCGGAGGTGATGGAACCCGTCTCCGCGCGAGCCGCCGTTGCCCGAGCGGCGCGAGCCTCGATAGGATTGTAGAGCCCCATGCCTTTCCAGCTGACGATCTCCGAGGGAAAAGACGCCGGCAAGGAGTTCGTCTTCGACCAGGACTCCGTGCTCATCGGTCGTACGTCCGAATGCGACGTCGTGCTGTACGACCCAGGTGTCTCCCGCCGCCACTGCCGCCTGTTCCTCGACGGTGACGCCTACAGCGTCGAGGACCAGGGCAGCGCCAATGGCACCCTGCTCAATGGCACCTCCGTGCAGACGCAGGCCCTGGAGGACGGCGACAAGCTGACCCTGGGGCCGGTGACGTTCGTCTTCACGCTGATGACGGCCGACGCCGCCACCGGCGAGGAGGAGATACCCGCCGGCGCCGAGGACGGCGCGAACAGCACGCGCATCGTGTCCGTGGACGCGCTCAAGCGTCAGCGCAACAAGGGCGTGGCCCTGGCCCCCGAGGGCGCCGACGAGCAGTCCCTGGCGGAGATGCGCCAGGGCGCCACGCGCAACAACCTCCGGGCGCTGCGTCCGGCCGGCCAGAGTGGCGCGCGCGCCGCGCTGCCCGCGTCGGCGTCGGCGGAGGCCCCCGCGGCCATCGAGCGCGCCGCGTCCTCCGCCCCCGCTCGCGCCCGTCCCGGCACGGGGGGCTCCGCGCCCGTGCGCTCCAGGCCGACCTCCAACGCCAGCGCCGCCAGCGGCCTGTCCGCCGCCGAGCGCGCCCGCATCCGCCGCGAGTCGCCGGGCCTGGTCTCCAGCGCGAAGCTGTTCTGGGCGGACGCCAGCAACATGGTGCGCGGCGGCATCATCGGCGGCGCGGTGGCGCTGGTGCTGGGCATCTTCGGCCTCCTGTACTGGCTGGTGCTCAGCGGCGTGGACACGGGGCCGGTGGGCGAGGAGCCCGCGATGCTCACCGGGCAGCCCATCCGCGACTCGTTCGGCCTGGGGCCGGACGTGACGTGGAACCGCCCGGACATGAAGATCTTCGAGTGGGAGTACACCGCCGCCACCCGCGCGGTGGTCATCCTCCACTACCAGGCGCAGGGCATCTCCAAGGACGAGGTGATGGTGAGCGTCAACGGCGTGGACGTGGGCAAGGTGCCCCCGGACACGCTGGCCAGCCAGGACCGCTCGCTGGAGCTGATGATTCCCGCCCAGCACCTGAAGAAGGGCGAGCCCAACCGCATCGTCTTCGACAACACCAAGAATCCGCCGGGCGAGGACCCCTGGCGCATCTGGAACGTGTGGGTGGAGCGCGCGCTCCTGCCGGACCTGCTCCCCGAGGAGCTGGTGCGCCAGGCCAGCGAGTCCTACAAGCGCGGCCGCAAGAACAGCGACACGCCGGACATCGGCGCGCGCAACCGCTACGAGGCCTGGAAGGGCTTCCGCGAGGCGTGGCTGATGCTGGAGGCCCACCCGGAGCCCAAGCCGGACCTCTACTACGAGGCCCGCGAGCGCATGCAGACCGCGCAGCAGGAGCTGGACCGCACCTGCGCCAAGCTGCTGCTGGAGGTGGAGAAGTACTACAACCAGGGCAACTACAAGGCCGCCTCCGCCACCCTGGACCACGTGAAGCAGTACTTCCCCGAGTACGACCAGCCGTGTGCCACCCGCGCCGAGAACAAGCGCGGCGAGTACGGGCTGTAGTCGTCCCAGGGTTTCGCCGGGATGCACCGTCCTCTGTCGGACGGTGCATCACCCCGTGGGGCCGTCCGCGCGGCCCGTCGGGTTGCCGGCGCGCGGGGCCGTCCTCACCGTAAGGTCGCCATGCGCGACCTGGAGGTCTTGAGCGAGAGGACGGGTGTCTCGGGCGAGGAGCCGCGCGCGGCTGGCTGTTCCCAGGGCCCCCTGCCAGAGCAGGCGCCCGTCTGGAGCCCTGGTGTCTCCAGCCTGCTCCTGGCGCGCTACTACCTGCCGCGCGGCCACTCGGTGGTCCGGGGCAACGCGTGCGAGCTGCTCCGCGACGGCGTGGAGGCCTACCCGGCGATGCTGGACGCCATCCGCCGGGCGCGGCGCTACATCCGCCTGGAGACGTACATGTTCATCACCGACGCGGTCGGTGAGCTGTTCGGCCAGGCGCTCGCGGAGGCGGCCGAGCGGGGCGTGCACGTGAAGGTGCTCTACGACGCGGTGGGCTCGTGGACCAGCCGCAAGTCGTACTTCGACACCCTGCGCCAGCGCGGCGTGGACATCCGCCCCTTCAAGCCCTTCAACCTGTCGCGCGGCTGGCGTCACCTGCTGCGCCGGGACCACCGGAAGATTCTCATCGTCGACGGGGAGGTGGCCTTCACCGGGGGCGTCAACATCTCCGCGCACTGGGCGCCGGCGGGGGAGGGCGGCGGCTGGCGTGACGACGTGCTGCGAATCGAGGGGCCCGCGGTGCACGCGCTGGAGCGCCGCTTCCTCGCCACGTGGCGGATGATGTTCCAGGACCGCTTCCACCGCTGGGCCACGGGCCTGGGGCGGCTGCGGCGCCGGCGGGGCGGGGGCGCGCGCGGACAGGTGGGGCTGGCGGTGCTGTCCAGCCGCCGCAGCATCCACCGGGCGTACCTGCACGCCATCCATCGCTCGCGAAAGAGCGTGCTCATCGCCGCGGCCTACTTCGTGCCGGACCGGCGGCTGGTCGCCGCGCTGCGCGACGCGGCCCGCCGGGGCGTGGAGGTGAGCCTCTTGCTCAACGCCCGCTCGGACCACCCCATCCTCGAGTTCGTCACCCGCGCCTTCTACGAGAAGCTGTTGGGCGCGGGCGTCCGCATCTTCGAGTGGCAGCGCGGCGTGCTCCACGCGAAGACGGCCGTCGTGGACGGGGCCTGGGGCACCCTGGGCTCGTTCAACCTGGAGCGGCTGAGCCTGGCCTTCAACCACGAGGTCAACGCCGTCTTCGCCGACCCGCGCCTGGGCCGGCAGCTCGAGGAGTCCTTCCGGACGGACTGCGGAGACTGCCGCGAGGTGACGCTGGCGGAGTTCCGCCGCCGGCCCCTGTGGCGCAAGCTCCTGGAGCGCGCCCTGTACGCCCTGCGCAAGGTGCTCTGAGGGCCGTCCCGGGGTTGTCTCCGGGACACACCGCCGTTACGCAAGAGGTGTCGCGGACGACATTCCCCCAGCGGGACGCATGGTTCCGATGAGCGGGGCTGGACCCTTGCTGGGTCAACCGTCCATCGCCGGATGCGTGTGCAGGAACCCTTTGCAACGCGTCAAAGGCGAGCCTAGAAGTCCCCACATCCTGCGCACGGAAGGGCACCGCACATGACCGACAGTTTCGGCACGAAGTCCAAGCTCCAGGTGGGCTCGGCCACCTATGACTACTTCAGCCTGAGCAAGCTGGCCAAGGCCCACCCGTCGGTGGATCGCCTGCCCTTCTCGCTGAAGGTGCTGCTGGAGAACCTGCTGCGCAACGAGGACGGGCGCGTCGTCAAGCGCGAGCACGTGGAGAAGATGCTCGCGTGGGACCCCAAGGCCACCCCGGACGTCGAGATCTCCTTCCACCCCGCGCGCGTGCTGCTCCAGGACTTCACCGGCGTCCCCGCCGTCGTGGACATGGCCGCCATGCGTGAGGCGCTCGCCGCCATGGGCGGAGACCCCGCGAAGATCAACCCGCGCAACCCCGCCGACCTGGTCATCGACCACTCGGTGCAGATCGACTCCTTCGCCACCACGGCGTCGTTCAAGGAGAACGCGGAGCTGGAGTTCGAGCGCAACCGTGAGCGCTACGCGTTCCTGCGCTGGGGCCAGAGCGCGTTCAAGGGCTTTGGCGTCGTCCCGCCGGACATCGGCATCTGCCACCAGGTCAACCTCGAGTTCCTGGCGCAGGTGACGTTCCGTCAGGGCAGCACCGTGTACCCGGACACGCTGGTGGGCACCGACAGCCACACCACGATGATCAACGGCCTGGGCGTGGTGGGCTGGGGCGTGGGCGGCATCGAGGCGGAGGCCGCGCTGCTCGGCCAGCCGATTACCATGCTCATCCCCCAGGTGGTGGGCTTCAAGCTCTTCGGCCAGCTGCCCGCGGGCGCCACGGCGACGGACCTGGTCCTCACCGTCACGCAGATGCTCCGCAAGAAGGGCGTGGTCGGCAAGTTCGTGGAGTTCTACGGCAGCGGCCTCAAGGGCCTGTCCCTGCCGGACCGCGCGACCATCGCCAACATGGCGCCCGAGTACGGCGCCACCATCGGCTTCTTCCCGGTGGACGAGGAGAGCCTCAACTACCTGCGCTTCACCGGCCGCCCCGAGGCCGTCGTGGCCCTCACGGAGGCGTACGCGAAGGAGCAGGGCCTGTGGCTCAAGGCCGACGCGCAGGACCCCGTCTTCAGCGACACGCTGGAGCTGGACCTGTCCACCGTGGTGCCCAGCCTCGCCGGCCCCAAGCGCCCGCAGGACCGCGTGCCCCTCAAGGACATGAAGTCCGGCTACGAGAAGTCGCTCGTGGAGATGCTCTCCGCCGGCAAGAGCAAGGGCGAGGATGACGAGGGCGGCGGCAAGGCCAAGGCGGCCCCCGCGGCCGAGGTCCCCGCGGAGCGGCTGGCCCAGAGCGTCACGGTGAAGCAGGGCCGCCAGAGCTACCAGCTGGGCCACGGCGCGGTGGTCATCGCGTCGATCACCTCCTGCACCAACACGTCCAACCCGGCGGTGCTGGTGGGCGCGGGCATCCTCGCCAAGAAGGCCGTGGAGAAGGGCCTCAACCCCAAGCCCTGGGTGAAGACGAGCCTGGCGCCGGGCAGCCGCGTCGTCACCGAGTACCTGCGTGACTCCGGCCTGCTGCCGTACCTGGAGGCCGTGGGCTTCCACGTGGTGGGCTACGGCTGCACCACCTGCATCGGCAACTCGGGTCCGCTGACGGAGCCCGTCGCCAACGCCGTCGTCGAGGGTGACCTCGTGGTGGCCGCGGTGCTCTCCGGCAACCGCAACTTCGAGGGCCGCATCAACCCGCACGTGCGCATGAACTACCTGGCGAGCCCCCCGCTCGTGGTGGCGTATGCGCTGGCGGGCGAGGTGGGGTTGGACCTGGACACGCAGCCCTTGGGCACGGACCCGAACGGCCGCGAGGTGTTCCTCAAGGACATCTGGCCCACCAACGACGAAATCAAGGCGGTCATCCGCGCGTCGGTGAAGCCCGAGCAGTTCCGCAGCCAGTACGCCAACGCCATGGAGGGCGACGCGCTCTGGCAGCAGCTGCCCGTGGGCAAGGGCTCCACGTTCCAGTGGGATGAGAAGTCCACCTACGTGCGCAAGCCGCCCTTCTTCGAGAACCTGCCGAAGGAGCCCAAGGCCACGCAGGACATCAAGGGCGCGCGCGTGCTGGCGCTCCTGGGTGACTCCGTGACGACGGACCACATCTCGCCCGCGGGCAACATCGCCAAGACGAGCCCCGCGGCCAAGTACCTCATGGCCGAGGGCGTGGAGCCCAAGGACTTCAACTCCTACGGCGCGCGCCGCGGCAACCACGAGGTGATGGTGCGCGGCACCTTCGCCAACATCCGCCTGAAGAACCTGCTGGTGCCCGGCGTGGAGGGTGGCGTCACCGTCCACATCCCCACCCGCGAGCGGATGAGCATCTACGACGCGTCCATGAAGTACCAGGCGGACGGGACGCCGCTGGTGGTGCTCGCCGGCGCCGAGTACGGCACGGGCTCCAGCCGTGACTGGGCCGCCAAGGGCACGCAGCTGCTCGGCGTGAAGGCCGTCATCTCCAAGAGCTTCGAGCGCATCCACCGCTCCAACCTCGTGGGCATGGGCGTGCTGCCCCTGCAGTTCGAGGCGGGCCAGGACGCGCAGTCGCTCGGCCTCACCGGCCACGAGACGTTCGAAATCACCGGCATCGCCCAGGACCTGGCGCCGCAGAAGAAGCTCACCGTGAAGGCCACGGGCGAGGGCGGCGAGAAGAGCTTCACGGTGGTGTGCCGCATCGACACGCCCAACGAGCTCGACTACTACCGCCACGGCGGCATCCTGCAGTACGTGCTGCGCCAGCTGGCGAAGGCGTAGCGCCCCGCGAAGACGGTAGACGAGACGGGCCCCGCTTTCCTCGGCGGGGTGCCGGCTCACACGACGGCCCGGAGTGCCCGCTGCGGCGCTCCGGGCCGTGGTGTCTTCAGAGCTGCTTCAGGCGCGCCCAGGCGGCGCGGTAGCGCGCCAGCCGGTCCATGTCCTTCGCCGTCACCTGGGTGAGGCGGCGCACGTCCATGTTGTCCTCCAGGTCCGCCAGCTTCACCCGGCGCGCCAGCGGGTCCGGGCGCAGCCGCTCGATGAAGGCCTCGTAGGACTCCTCCTGGCGGCGGGTGAGGCCCTCCAGCGCGCGCAGGACGGGCTCCGCGTAGCCCTGCTCGCGCAGGCGCTCGATGGTCCAGGGCGTGTCCTCCACCACGTCGTGGAGGATGGCGACGGTGCGCTCCTCCTCCGTCTCCAGCTTCAGCATCAGCCGCAGCGGGTGCAGGATGTAGGGCTGTCCGGCCTTGTCCCGCTGCCCGCGGTGCGCCTCCACCGCGAGGGCAATCGCGTCTTCGAGCGTGCGCATTCCAGGTGTCCTCCGTGGCGGAGCGTCCAGGAAGTCGCCGCGGGAGGCTGGGGCGTCCGCGCGTAGGGGGTGTCCCCTCGCGCGGCGTGTCATCAGTTGCAGTTGCCGGAGCCCGAGCCCGCGGTGCCCTGGGCGCAGTTGGTGCCGCCCCCGCCGTTGTAGCTGAGCAGGCCCTCGAGCGCGAGCTGGGTGGGCGTCTGGGCGCCGTCCGCGCGGCGGGGGCGCAGCGTCTCCGAGATGCAGATGGCGCCCACCAGTGCCACCTGGTCGTTGTCCCGCCGCCAGTCGACCATCAGGGGCGCGAACTCGTCCTCGTTGTCGCGGATGTAGATGTAGACGTCGGGCTTGCCGTCGCCGTCCACGTCCGCGAAGAGCTCCGGGTGGTTGGCGCGCAGGGTCGGGTCGGCGGGGTCGGCCGGGTTCAGGTTGAAGCTGGAGCGCACCGGGTCATAGACGGCCGGCTGGGACAGGTAGGTGTTCCAGCTGGGGTAGTTGCGCCCGAAGTAGCTGCGCGCGAGCTGCAGGCCGCTGTCCGCGCAGCTCTGGCGCTGGCTGGCGCGGCTGCTGGCCACGGCGCGGATGCGCTCGCCGCCCGCGTACATCATCAAGCTGGCCACCAGGCCCAGGAGCACGGTGACGAGCAGGACCACCACCAGCAGCGTGGCGCCGCGAGGAGAAGGGGAGGAGCGCATGGGCATGGTCGGGCTCACA
It encodes:
- a CDS encoding helix-turn-helix transcriptional regulator translates to MDRTERILDLVALLLDAREPISWAELREHFPADYGGSDDAAERKFERDKAELVELGFPLTYVQGDDERRDGYIVDRDAYYLPEADLTKEELAVLYAAGSAALTSGAFPGRDDLAHALRKIGFFAGQSLPTPRVRMELGAVQEGQEKEISARLEQLWDACAARKWVEISYASPKHPNATQRRVDPYGLALRRGVWTLVGHCQLRGGLRTFHVHRVRELKVNTARPRTPDFQVPEDFSLDNHVAYFPWQHRFHEPLEVVLRLSGALASRASGLFPGAVLEQVAEGGITRARIKVSFLDGLVRFCLSLGADCVVEGPESACGRLREMAARVANRHADAQEDKVSA
- a CDS encoding helix-turn-helix transcriptional regulator, with amino-acid sequence MSNVHERLRRLLFLVPYVSKNPGVTVEALARALNVSREDLLEELDLLTCVGRPPFNPDDYIDIYVDNDRVYVDLDQRLFAPPRLTAGEAAALAAAAELLRPASGDALQSALQKLERVLPPQVRERYREMYRKIDASTEAPQALGPLTRAILERREVTFGYASPGRPAEPRRVRPYELLSHRGQWYLQGFCHTRQDARLFRLDRMEDLAVTDTPFLPPPDARADVPNPARSRSEASVRVRFSPVAAPYVKERFGQDARPLADGGVEVLVAGDSERWLTQWVLSFGGEAEVMEPVSARAAVARAARASIGL
- the proB gene encoding glutamate 5-kinase, translating into MTHSGRNALRAAKRVVVKIGTNALTHATGRFNREHFVALGEDLLWAAQGRELVVVSSGAIALGMERLGLGSRPRDIPGKQACAAVGQSRLMQAYEDVFGAQGQAVAQVLLTHEDMRDRRRYLNVKHTLERLLAASVVPVINENDTVSVDELKFGDNDTLAGLVAGVVEADALVLLSDVEGLFTADPRRDAGARLLDTVEEVTPEVLSLAGGTSSGVGTGGMATKVRAAASAAEQGIRGVITSGALPGRLRAVLEGEPVGTLFEPTGARRGSRAAWIAHALRPLGTLTVDAGAREAIVHGKRSLLPSGVKQVTGDFDRGDPVDLADASGEVFARGLASYGAEELRRIAGRRTSDIESVLGYRYLDEAVHRDDLAVL
- a CDS encoding phospholipase D-like domain-containing protein, which encodes MRDLEVLSERTGVSGEEPRAAGCSQGPLPEQAPVWSPGVSSLLLARYYLPRGHSVVRGNACELLRDGVEAYPAMLDAIRRARRYIRLETYMFITDAVGELFGQALAEAAERGVHVKVLYDAVGSWTSRKSYFDTLRQRGVDIRPFKPFNLSRGWRHLLRRDHRKILIVDGEVAFTGGVNISAHWAPAGEGGGWRDDVLRIEGPAVHALERRFLATWRMMFQDRFHRWATGLGRLRRRRGGGARGQVGLAVLSSRRSIHRAYLHAIHRSRKSVLIAAAYFVPDRRLVAALRDAARRGVEVSLLLNARSDHPILEFVTRAFYEKLLGAGVRIFEWQRGVLHAKTAVVDGAWGTLGSFNLERLSLAFNHEVNAVFADPRLGRQLEESFRTDCGDCREVTLAEFRRRPLWRKLLERALYALRKVL
- a CDS encoding FHA domain-containing protein, which gives rise to MPFQLTISEGKDAGKEFVFDQDSVLIGRTSECDVVLYDPGVSRRHCRLFLDGDAYSVEDQGSANGTLLNGTSVQTQALEDGDKLTLGPVTFVFTLMTADAATGEEEIPAGAEDGANSTRIVSVDALKRQRNKGVALAPEGADEQSLAEMRQGATRNNLRALRPAGQSGARAALPASASAEAPAAIERAASSAPARARPGTGGSAPVRSRPTSNASAASGLSAAERARIRRESPGLVSSAKLFWADASNMVRGGIIGGAVALVLGIFGLLYWLVLSGVDTGPVGEEPAMLTGQPIRDSFGLGPDVTWNRPDMKIFEWEYTAATRAVVILHYQAQGISKDEVMVSVNGVDVGKVPPDTLASQDRSLELMIPAQHLKKGEPNRIVFDNTKNPPGEDPWRIWNVWVERALLPDLLPEELVRQASESYKRGRKNSDTPDIGARNRYEAWKGFREAWLMLEAHPEPKPDLYYEARERMQTAQQELDRTCAKLLLEVEKYYNQGNYKAASATLDHVKQYFPEYDQPCATRAENKRGEYGL
- a CDS encoding HD domain-containing protein; this translates as MRTLEDAIALAVEAHRGQRDKAGQPYILHPLRLMLKLETEEERTVAILHDVVEDTPWTIERLREQGYAEPVLRALEGLTRRQEESYEAFIERLRPDPLARRVKLADLEDNMDVRRLTQVTAKDMDRLARYRAAWARLKQL
- the acnA gene encoding aconitate hydratase AcnA; the protein is MTDSFGTKSKLQVGSATYDYFSLSKLAKAHPSVDRLPFSLKVLLENLLRNEDGRVVKREHVEKMLAWDPKATPDVEISFHPARVLLQDFTGVPAVVDMAAMREALAAMGGDPAKINPRNPADLVIDHSVQIDSFATTASFKENAELEFERNRERYAFLRWGQSAFKGFGVVPPDIGICHQVNLEFLAQVTFRQGSTVYPDTLVGTDSHTTMINGLGVVGWGVGGIEAEAALLGQPITMLIPQVVGFKLFGQLPAGATATDLVLTVTQMLRKKGVVGKFVEFYGSGLKGLSLPDRATIANMAPEYGATIGFFPVDEESLNYLRFTGRPEAVVALTEAYAKEQGLWLKADAQDPVFSDTLELDLSTVVPSLAGPKRPQDRVPLKDMKSGYEKSLVEMLSAGKSKGEDDEGGGKAKAAPAAEVPAERLAQSVTVKQGRQSYQLGHGAVVIASITSCTNTSNPAVLVGAGILAKKAVEKGLNPKPWVKTSLAPGSRVVTEYLRDSGLLPYLEAVGFHVVGYGCTTCIGNSGPLTEPVANAVVEGDLVVAAVLSGNRNFEGRINPHVRMNYLASPPLVVAYALAGEVGLDLDTQPLGTDPNGREVFLKDIWPTNDEIKAVIRASVKPEQFRSQYANAMEGDALWQQLPVGKGSTFQWDEKSTYVRKPPFFENLPKEPKATQDIKGARVLALLGDSVTTDHISPAGNIAKTSPAAKYLMAEGVEPKDFNSYGARRGNHEVMVRGTFANIRLKNLLVPGVEGGVTVHIPTRERMSIYDASMKYQADGTPLVVLAGAEYGTGSSRDWAAKGTQLLGVKAVISKSFERIHRSNLVGMGVLPLQFEAGQDAQSLGLTGHETFEITGIAQDLAPQKKLTVKATGEGGEKSFTVVCRIDTPNELDYYRHGGILQYVLRQLAKA